One segment of Streptosporangium brasiliense DNA contains the following:
- a CDS encoding DUF2470 domain-containing protein, producing the protein MNSPFTPEVVDAIKRHMNDDHRDDALLICKGLGGQSEATSATTTGVDAEAIEFAAVVGGQDVAVRVPWSATLTERAQVRREVVRLYRDACAALGVPARGEH; encoded by the coding sequence ATGAATTCCCCTTTTACCCCTGAAGTGGTCGACGCCATCAAGCGGCACATGAACGACGATCATCGCGATGACGCGCTGCTGATCTGCAAGGGCCTCGGCGGGCAGTCCGAGGCCACCAGCGCGACCACGACAGGGGTTGACGCGGAGGCGATCGAGTTCGCCGCCGTGGTCGGCGGTCAGGACGTCGCGGTGCGGGTCCCGTGGAGCGCCACGCTGACCGAGCGCGCCCAGGTCCGCAGGGAAGTGGTCCGCCTCTACCGGGACGCCTGCGCCGCCCTCGGCGTCCCCGCCCGCGGCGAGCACTGA